In Fimbriimonadaceae bacterium, the genomic window CCAGGCCCTCGCTAACGATCCGCTTCACCGCATCGACGATTTCCGCCCGGCCGCCATAGTTGACGGCAAGCGTGAAGGTAATACCCGTGTTGTTCCGGGTGGTGTCGATGCCATCCTCCAATGCCTGACGAAGCCCTGACGGGAGTTCGTCCATTCGACCGGCCGCTCGCACGCGGACATTGTTGCGGTGCATCACCCTCAGCTCGTTGCGCGCGGCTTCCTCGATGAGCTTCATCAGTCCCTGAACTTCATCCGCCGGCCGACGCCAGTTTTCAGCCGAAAAGGCGTACACGGTCAGGTAGCGAATGCCAAGCTCGCTAGCGGCGAGCAGGATGTCACGAAGGATGCGATAACCTTGGCGATGGCCCATAAGCCGACCAAGTCCTCTGCGCTGGGCCCAGCGGCCGTTGCCGTCCATGATGATGGCGACGTGTTGCGGCAGGCGCTCGAGATCGATGCCTTTGGCGACTGCCTGCTGCTGGATTGAATTCGAAGCGACCGTCAAACTTCCATCAGCTCGGCTTCCTTCTTTTTGCCGAGATCGTGAGCTTCAGCCACGTATTTGTCGGTCAGCTTCTGAACTTTCGCTTCCTGCGACTTCAGCTCATCTTCGGAAATGGCCTTCGCCTTCTCTTCCGCCTTGAGGTGGTGAATGGCGTCGTGGCGAACGTTACGCACGGCGACGCACGCCTGCTCGGTGCGTCCGTGGACCTGCTTGACAAGGTCCTTGCGGCGGTCCTCCGACATCGGTGGGAAGTTGAGCCGGATGTTGATGCCGTCATTGTTCGGATTGATTCCCAGATCGCTCTTCAAAATGGCCTTCTCGATGACGCCCAGCGAGTTCTTATCGTAGGGCGTGATCATCAATGTGCGGGAGTCGGGCACCGTCACGTTTGCCATCTGGGCGATCGGGGTGTCGACTCCATAGTAGTCGGCATGGACCCGCTCAAGGACGACCGGACTCGCCCGCCCCGTCCGATAAGTCGAAAAGTCGTGCAGCATCGCATCGATTGCATGCTTCATGCGCCGATCACAGTCCTGGAGAATGTCTTCGATAGTCACGCTATTAACCTCCAACGAGCGTGCCGACGGACTCACCGTTCAATGCCCTCAGCATCGCGTTCTTGTCGTTCAAGTCTAACACGATCACGGGCAGGTCATGCTCCCGGCACATCGTGAAAGCGGTTTGATCCATTACGGCGAGTCGCTGGTCGATCACTTCGGCAAAGCTCACCCGGTCGTACTTGACGGCGTCCGGGAACTTCCGCGGGTCTTTGTCGTAGACCCCATCCACCTTTGTGGCCTTGAGGAGCACATCGGCGCCGATCTCAAGGGCACGCAGAACGGCAGCCGTATCGGTCGTGAAATATGGGTTGCCGGTACCAGCCGCGAAGACGACCACTCTTCCCTTCTCCAAGTGCCGGATGGCGCGGCGGCGGATGAAATTTTCGGCAACCTGCGAGACGTTGATGGCGCTCTGAACCCGCGTCTGGACACCGATCTTCTCGATCGCCGCCTGCAGGGCAAGGGCGTTCATGATCGTGCCCATCATCCCCATCTGATCGGCGACCGTGCGGTCGATGCCGCCTTCGTCGCTGAAGCTGTCGCCCCGGATGAAGTTCCCGCCGCCGACCACGACCGCCGTTTGGGCCCCGTGGTGGTGGACGGAGACGATCTCGGAGGCGATGTAATTAACCGTTTCGGGGTCCAGGCCAAAGCCTTTGGACCCCGAAAGCATTTCGCCGCTGATTTTCAGTAAGACTCGCTTAAACGGATTTGCAACGGCCATCTCTAGCGCTGATTATGCGCCCTGTCCGACGGCGAGGTAGATAAAGGAGCTGATTTTCGCCCCCTTCGCATCCTCGGTCAGGTATTGAGACACGCTCTTGTTCTGGTCGAGATAGAACGGCTGCTCAAGCAGGACGACCTGCTTGATGTATTCCTTGTTCACCCGGCCCTCGGCGATGTTCTTGGCGATGTTCTCGGGCTTCCCTTCCTCAATCGCACGGGCGTACTGGACGGAGTACTCCTTTTCCAGAAGCTCCTTCGAAAGCTGGTCCTTGGCCACCACCTCCGGGGGGAAAGCCGTCGCGTGGATCGCCACCTGGCGAATGGACTCGGTGCCCGCGGTATCGCCCTCCGACACAATCGCCGTCCCGCTCTTGCGGTTGTGGTGGATATAGAACGCGATCGGGAAGTCGCTCTTAACCTGAACTGCCTTGGTGATCTGCACGTTCTCGCGGAACTTGCCAACGATCTCTTCCGCCATCGACTTCAGCTTTTCGTCCTCCATCGGATTCGACGCGGTCGTACCGTGGTCGCGAACGTAGTCGGCGATCTCCTGCGACATCCGCACGAACTCCTCATTGGTGGAGACGAAGTCGGTTTCGCTTTCGACCACCACAGCGCCAATGGACTTGGAGTCCGGCGACAGGCTAAATGCAACGACGCCGGCGGACGTAGCCCGGCCCGCCTTCTTGCTCGCCGCCGCCTTGCCCTTCTCACGAAGGACTTCCTTGGCTCGCGCATAATCGCCGTTCGCCTCTTCCAAAGCTTCCTTGCAGTCCATCATCGGAGCTCCGGTCTCGTCGCGGAGCCGCTTTACATCAGCTGCGGTGTATGCCATTCGTTACTCTTCGTCCTCCATTTCAATCCGCTTCAAGTCAGCGGCAAAGTCTTCAACGCCGAACGCCTTGGCAAATTCGTCATCGACCTCGATAGCCTGGCCCTCTTCGGTGAGATCGGCTTCAGAAGTGATCGTGCCCTCGGTCACCGCGTCGCTCAGCGGTCGGGCTTCCAGGATCACTTCGCTCATCTTCTGGGTCACCAGCCGGATCGCGCGGATCGCGTCGTCGTTGCCGGGAATCACCACGTCGGCCATATCCGGATCGCAGTTGGTATCCACGATGGCGACGATGGGAATGCCGAGCTTCTTGGCCTCTTTGACGGCGATATCTTCTTTGTTAAGGTCGACGACGAACATGCAAGCCGGCATGTTGTGCATGTTTCGAATCCCTTCCAGATAGCGGTTGAGCTTGTCGCGCTCCTCCATCCGCTTCAGCTGTTCCTTCTTGGGCAGGCGGTCCAGATAGCCCTCGATAGCCATGCGGTCGAGGTCCTTCAGTCGGTTGATGCGGCCCTGGATGGTTTTCCAGTTAGTCAGCATCCCGCCGAGCCAGCGCTCGCTCACGAAATACTGGCCGGATCGCTGGGCGGCGTCCTTGATCGCCGATTGGGCTTGCTTCTTCGTGCCGACGAAGAGGACGGTGCCGCCGTTTTCGACGATGCCGCGCACGTAGTTCAGCGCGTCCTCGAACAGCTTGATCGTCTGGTGAAGGTCGATGATGTAGATGCCGTTGCGAGCGCCGTAGATATAGCGCTTCATCTTTGGATTCCAACGACGTGTCTGATGCCCGAAGTGGACGCCCGCTTCGAGCAGCTCTTTCATGCTCAGTGTGACCATATGTGGGTTGTTCCTCCGGAGCGGCCTGGATTTCGTGCGAAGTCTGAGGTTCAGACACCCGCGCACGGAGCCGCCCGTGTGTATTTGGAAGCTAAAGGATACCTCGTGGAGCCGGGACGGCAGGAATCGGGTTTCGGGTTTCGGGTTTCGGGTTTGGGGATACGGTTCACGGATCCAACTCCCGCTCCTGAGCCGCGGCGGGGCGACAGACCCTGGCGAATGCCGCCAGACCTCTTAATGAAGGGCGAGGGTCCCCCGAGCCGCGCATGTTGCGCTGGCCAACACACGATGCGTGATAAGATGGGCGATGAGAGGAAAGAACATGCAGATCAACCTATCCAATCATCTCGCCGTCCTCGCCGCCACCGGCCTCGCCGCCTATGGCATCTTCACGCTATCGGCCAAACCCGCTGAGGCACAGATTCAGACATCGGTGGCCTACTTCCCCCGCTACACAGACCTTTGGGAGCAGCGTATCGACAGCGCGATGTGGGGAACATTTGACAGCGTCAAGGGAAACAACCAGGTCGGCTGGAGATTCATCATCACTGCTGACAGCTTTGGCCGTTTGCCGGTTATCAACCAATTCACCATGGAGTTTTTGTCTTCGAGCGATTGGACCTTGTCCTACTCAGACGGGGGGCTCTATGCTCCAATGATCCGATTCTCGGGCAAAGGGACCGGGACCACGGAGGGCAAGCTCTTTACTCCCGGCATCGTCCTAAGGCCGGGTGCCTATGCACTCCAAATAGATGGCAATACCACGAATTTCCCCGTCCACAACTACCCAGGGATGATCGGTTTCTGGGCGCGACCGTAGTCGATCCTAACGGGCACCGGCCTGCGAACGACGGCAAGTCGTATCCGGGGAATGCCTTCGGCACCGGGTTTAGGCACCCAACCCCCCGGCCACCTGCCGAGCCGCGTATGTTGCGCTGGCGAACACCATAACTCATGATATGATGGTTTGGAGGAAACAATGCCGACCAACCTTGCCAGGTGTCTTGGGCTTACCGCCGCACTGGTCTTGCCTGATATTGGATGGGCCGTTACTTGGGAGGTCATCCCACTTGGCACAGAACCCATGACCCACTCGTACGCGAAGGCTGTGAGAGCAGGCATTGTCGGGGGAGAGGCCTACCTCGACGGAAGACCGAGAGCATCCCTCTGGAGCGGCG contains:
- the uppS gene encoding Ditrans,polycis-undecaprenyl-diphosphate synthase ((2E,6E)-farnesyl-diphosphate specific); the protein is MTVASNSIQQQAVAKGIDLERLPQHVAIIMDGNGRWAQRRGLGRLMGHRQGYRILRDILLAASELGIRYLTVYAFSAENWRRPADEVQGLMKLIEEAARNELRVMHRNNVRVRAAGRMDELPSGLRQALEDGIDTTRNNTGITFTLAVNYGGRAEIVDAVKRIVSEGLVASEIDEDSIASRLYTTGTPDPDVIVRTAGEQRWSNFLLWQAAYAELVVVDVPWPEFNEGELLAAILSYQTRTRKFGGLDES
- the frr gene encoding Ribosome-recycling factor, whose product is MTIEDILQDCDRRMKHAIDAMLHDFSTYRTGRASPVVLERVHADYYGVDTPIAQMANVTVPDSRTLMITPYDKNSLGVIEKAILKSDLGINPNNDGINIRLNFPPMSEDRRKDLVKQVHGRTEQACVAVRNVRHDAIHHLKAEEKAKAISEDELKSQEAKVQKLTDKYVAEAHDLGKKKEAELMEV
- the pyrH gene encoding Uridylate kinase; the encoded protein is MAVANPFKRVLLKISGEMLSGSKGFGLDPETVNYIASEIVSVHHHGAQTAVVVGGGNFIRGDSFSDEGGIDRTVADQMGMMGTIMNALALQAAIEKIGVQTRVQSAINVSQVAENFIRRRAIRHLEKGRVVVFAAGTGNPYFTTDTAAVLRALEIGADVLLKATKVDGVYDKDPRKFPDAVKYDRVSFAEVIDQRLAVMDQTAFTMCREHDLPVIVLDLNDKNAMLRALNGESVGTLVGG
- the tsf gene encoding Elongation factor Ts produces the protein MAYTAADVKRLRDETGAPMMDCKEALEEANGDYARAKEVLREKGKAAASKKAGRATSAGVVAFSLSPDSKSIGAVVVESETDFVSTNEEFVRMSQEIADYVRDHGTTASNPMEDEKLKSMAEEIVGKFRENVQITKAVQVKSDFPIAFYIHHNRKSGTAIVSEGDTAGTESIRQVAIHATAFPPEVVAKDQLSKELLEKEYSVQYARAIEEGKPENIAKNIAEGRVNKEYIKQVVLLEQPFYLDQNKSVSQYLTEDAKGAKISSFIYLAVGQGA
- the rpsB gene encoding 30S ribosomal protein S2, whose protein sequence is MVTLSMKELLEAGVHFGHQTRRWNPKMKRYIYGARNGIYIIDLHQTIKLFEDALNYVRGIVENGGTVLFVGTKKQAQSAIKDAAQRSGQYFVSERWLGGMLTNWKTIQGRINRLKDLDRMAIEGYLDRLPKKEQLKRMEERDKLNRYLEGIRNMHNMPACMFVVDLNKEDIAVKEAKKLGIPIVAIVDTNCDPDMADVVIPGNDDAIRAIRLVTQKMSEVILEARPLSDAVTEGTITSEADLTEEGQAIEVDDEFAKAFGVEDFAADLKRIEMEDEE